In Quercus lobata isolate SW786 chromosome 12, ValleyOak3.0 Primary Assembly, whole genome shotgun sequence, a genomic segment contains:
- the LOC115969855 gene encoding uncharacterized protein LOC115969855: MFGLFLKHRTTQLGFLHQNAYFVVKSFTSINLSDSTQQLIIKQKHSFTASYLVNSCGLSPKSALLASQKVHFKKPDKPDSVLNVLRENGFTNTQISQLVRLIPQVLTTKPEKTLLPKIEFFLSKGVSSSDLTRVLCANPSLLGNSLKKHIIPCYDFLKSVLLVDEKVLTTLKRSPRYNVTNNMVPNIELLRRLGSPQSVISFYVTNLTRSAFVEHTRFVNAVQEVKEMGFDPLKTVFVLAINVVLSMSKPMLDSKLELYKRWGWSENVALLAFKRQPNCMLISEDKITKAMDFLVNKSGWPSADIARSPSVLFLSLEKRIIPRCSVIQLLQAEGLLKNDLSLSTFILPSERCFLEKFVIKFQDKVPQLWNVYRGKTYHLEVGHQSEKVC, encoded by the coding sequence atgtttggtttatttctCAAACATAGGACAACCCAACTGGGTTTTCTTCACCAAAATGCTTACTTTGTTGTCAAATCATTCACATCAATAAATTTATCTGATTCTACTCAACAACtgataatcaaacaaaaacactCTTTTACTGCGTCTTATCTCGTAAACTCATGTGGGTTGTCCCCAAAGTCTGCTCTTTTAGCATCCCAAAAGGTACACTTTAAAAAACCAGATAAACCAGACTCTGTGCTTAATGTTCTCAGAGAGAATGGTTTCACCAATACCCAGATCTCCCAACTTGTCAGGTTAATCCCACAGGTGCTTACAACTAAACCTGAGAAGACCCTTTTGCCCAAAAttgagtttttcctttctaaGGGGGTTTCAAGTTCTGATCTCACTAGGGTCCTCTGTGCAAACCCATCTCTACTAGGAAACAGTTTGAAGAAACACATCATTCCCTGCTATGATTTCCTCAAGAGTGTACTACTTGTTGACGAGAAAGTACTTACAACTTTGAAGAGATCACCCCGTTATAATGTCACTAATAATATGGTTCCAAATATTGAACTTTTGAGACGACTCGGATCGCCTCAATCTGTTATCTCTTTCTATGTAACTAATCTGACACGTTCAGCGTTCGTTGAACATACTAGATTTGTTAATGCTGTACAAGAGGTTAAGGAAATGGGATTTGATCCCTTGAAAACAGTGTTTGTCCTAGCAATCAATGTGGTTTTGAGTATGAGTAAACCAATGCTGGACTCAAAATTGGAGCTTTATAAGAGATGGGGCTGGTCCGAGAATGTTGCTCTCTTAGCTTTTAAAAGACAGCCAAATTGTATGCTTATATCAGAAGATAAGATCACAAAAGCAATGGACTTCCTTGTGAATAAATCGGGTTGGCCATCGGCTGATATTGCTAGAAGTCCTTCAGTTCTATTTTTAAGTTTGGAGAAGAGGATTATTCCTAGATGTTCAGTTATTCAGTTGTTGCAAGCTGAGGGTTTGCTGAAGAATGATTTATCCCTATCAACTTTCATACTACCTAGTGAGAGGTGTTTTCTGGAGAAGTTTGTGATTAAATTTCAGGACAAGGTTCCTCAATTGTGGAATGTGTATCGCGGTAAGACATATCATCTAGAGGTAGGGCATCAATCTGAGAAGGTATGCTGA
- the LOC115971709 gene encoding transcription termination factor MTERF15, mitochondrial-like, with the protein MFSFLCSTRLLLLKRRKTQLGFLHQNAFFIVKSFASITLSDSSHRQQQGQEEEHSFTVSYLINSCGLSSKSALLASKWVHFENPERPDSVLNLLKENGFTNTQISKLVRMRPKVLLSYPEKTLLPKIEFFRSKGISSSDLTTIISSNPSLLVSSLNNHLIPCYDFLKSVLLVDEKVLTTFKGSRGADVANNMIPNIELLRQHGVPQSVISLFLTSFPRIAFSNHSKFVEAVLEVKEMGFDPLKTVFVLAVQVVLKMSKEKLESKLELYKRWGWSKDVALLAFKRNPSCMALSEEKITKAMDFLVNKMGWPSAHIAKNPTILFLSLEKRIIPRCSVIQILLAKGLVKKDLGPARFIIPSERSFLERFVIKFQDDVPQLLNVYQGKKDLEVGSQSEKVCRAEQL; encoded by the coding sequence ATGTTTAGTTTTCTTTGTTCAACACGTCTACTATTACTCAAACGTAGAAAGACCCAACTGGGTTTTCTTCACCAAAATGCTTTCTTTATTGTTAAATCGTTCGCATCAATAACATTATCTGATTCTAGTCACCGACAACAACAAGGTCAAGAAGAAGAACATTCTTTTACAGTGTCTTACCTCATAAACTCTTGCGGGTTATCATCAAAATCTGCTCTTTTAGCATCCAAATGGGTACACTTTGAAAACCCAGAGAGACCAGACTCAGTGCTTAATCTTCTCAAAGAGAATGGATTCACCAATACCCAGATCTCCAAACTTGTCAGGATGCGACCAAAGGTGCTTTTATCTTATCCTGAGAAGACCCTTTTGCCCAAAATTGAGTTTTTCCGTTCTAAAGGGATTTCAAGCTCTGACCTCACTACCATCATATCTTCAAACCCATCACTGTTAGTAAGTAGCTTAAACAATCATCTAATCCCCTGCTATGATTTCCTCAAGAGTGTACTACTTGTCGACGAGAAAGTCCTTACAACTTTCAAGGGATCCCGAGGGGCTGATGTTGCAAATAATATGATCCCAAACATTGAACTTTTGAGACAACACGGAGTGCCTCAATCTGTAATCTCTTTGTTTTTAACTAGTTTTCCCCGTATAGCGTTCTCAAATCATTCTAAGTTTGTTGAGGCTGTACTCGAGGTTAAGGAAATGGGATTTGATCCCTTGAAAACTGTGTTTGTTCTAGCAGTCCAAGTGGTTTTAAAGATGAGTAAAGAAAAGCTGGAATCAAAATTGGAGCTTTATAAAAGATGGGGTTGGTCCAAGGACGTCGCTCTCTTGGCCTTTAAAAGGAACCCAAGTTGTATGGCTTTATCAGAAGAGAAGATCACAAAAGCAATGGACTTCCTTGTGAACAAAATGGGTTGGCCATCAGCACATATTGCTAAAAATCCTACGATTCTATTTTTAAGTTTGGAGAAGAGGATTATCCCTAGATGTTCAGTTATTCAAATTTTACTAGCCAAGGGTTTGGTGAAGAAAGATTTGGGTCCAGCAAGATTCATAATACCCAGTGAGAGGAGTTTTCTGGAGAGGTTTGTGATCAAGTTTCAGGACGATGTTCCTCAATTGTTGAATGTGTATCAGGGTAAGAAGGATCTTGAGGTAGGAAGCCAATCTGAGAAGGTATGTAGGGCTGAACAATTGTAA
- the LOC115972132 gene encoding OVARIAN TUMOR DOMAIN-containing deubiquitinating enzyme 5, with the protein MEDTQEIEDKTSEAISDNASQKKEETHDEMLARHRKEISQLQNKEIGLKKAAAKGSKAEQKAKKKQVEEEVSQLSAKLKENHTKELASLGYSGSSRNGKGTIDTLVKAIAGVSVTSQPDQSKDSKPSKSAKRREKRAQEEAAREQRIQEEQSNIISDRMVENEKLERKLEPLGLTVTEIKPDGHCLYRAVEDQLALLSGGSSPYTYQELREMVAAYMRKHASNFIPFFLSENVSEGASDNSVTERFENYCKEVESTAAWGGQLELGALTHCLRKHIMILSGSFPDVEMGKEYKSDDGNGSSNSSIMLSYHKHAFGLGEHYNSVVPNVV; encoded by the exons ATGGAGGACACTCAAGAAATAGAGGATAAAACATCTGAAGCAATTTCAGATAATGCAtcacaaaagaaagaggaaacTCATGATGAAATGCTTGCTAGACACAG GAAAGAGATATCACAGCTGCAGAACAAGGAAATTGGGCTGAAAAAGGCAGCAGCCAAAGGTAGCAAGGCTGAACAGAAAGCTAAGAAGAAGCAGGTGGAGGAAGAGGTTTCTCAACTTTCTGCTAAGCTTAAAGAAAACCATACCAAAGAACTTGCCTCATTAGGCTATAGTGGCAGTAGTAGAAATGGAAAAGGCACTATTGACACTTTGGTGAAAGCAATAGCTGGGGTTTCTGTTACCAGTCAACCTGACCAATCAAAGGATTCAAAGCCCAGTAAGAGTGCAAAGAGGCGAGAAAAAAGAGCTCAGGAAGAAGCAGCAAGAGAGCAAAGAATCCAAGAAGAGCAGAGCAATATTATAAGTGATCGAATGGTTGAAAATGAGAAACTGGAAAGAAAGCTTGAACCCCTTGGTTTGACTGTTACTGAAATAAAGCCAGATGGGCACTGCCTCTACCGAGCTGTTGAGGACCAGTTAGCCCTCCTCTCTGGTGGTTCATCTCCTTATACATACCAAGAGCTTCGAGAAATGGTGGCTGCTTATATGAGGAAACATGCATCCAATTTCATCCCATTTTTCCTGTCAGAGAATGTGTCAGAGGGTGCTTCTGATAATTCAGTTACAGAGAGATTTGAGAATTACTGCAAAGAAGTGGAGTCAACTGCGGCATGGGGAGGCCAACTAGAGCTCGGTGCTTTAACTCACTGCCTTAGAAAACATATCATGATATTATCGGGGTCCTTCCCTGATGTAGAGATGGGGAAGGAGTACAAATCCGATGATGGGAATGGTTCATCGAATTCAAGTATCATGCTATCATACCATAAGCATGCATTTGGGCTCGGTGAGCACTATAATTCTGTGGTGCCCAATGTCGTCTAA